The DNA region TCGTCTTGCCGACTCCCCCTCAAGGGGGGAGTGATGCGTAAGAACCGCTTTTCTTGCCTTCGATTGCGGAGCGGCCCGCTGGCTCCGCGGTGCGGACGGGCGGGCGCAGCCGCCCGGGAGACTCGGTTGCCGGCGCCGGCGTTGCCGAAGCGGGCGGCATTCTCGAGCGGCTTCATTGCGCCAGTCTTTCGTTGCGCCTTGCGTTGCGCCCGGCGGCCAGCGAGGCGGCGCACAATGCCAGCGACAGGGCGACCATGGGCCAGTCTCCCCAGCGGGCATACGGCGTTATGCCGCGGAATTGCAGCGCCCGCGCGGTCAGGGTTTGCGGCTGGAATTGCGCGGCCTGCGCCAATAGCCGGCCTTTCTCGTCAATTACGGCGCTGATCCCGTCGTTTGTCGCCCGCACCAGATAACGGCCGACTTCCAGGGCGCGGGCGCGGGCGATTTGCAAATGCTGGTGCGGCGCCAGCGAATCCCCGAACCAGGCGTCGTTGCTGACGTTGACCAGCAGTTCCGCCTCCGGGAGCATGTCGAGGAGTTCGCTGCCGAATATGATCTCGTAGCATATCGCGACGCCCACCGGCCCGAAGGAGGGGTACAGCAGCGGCTTCTCTCCCGTCGCGCCCGAAAACGCCGGCACCGGGACGCCGAGCCGCCGCAGCGGCGGCGCCAGCAGCCTTTCCAGGGGCAGGTATTCTCCGAACGGCACCAGATGCCGCTTGTGGTAAACGCCGGTGCCGCGCCCCAGATACAGCAGGCTGTTGTACAGTTTCCCCGTTTCCGAATCGCGGACCGGGATCCCGAGGAGCAGTTCTGTGTTCGCGCTTTGGCCGCGTTGCCGCAATTCCGCCAGCAGGGGCCCTACCTGGTGTCGGAAAGCCGGGATCACGGTCTCCGGCCAGACGATCAGATCCGCTCCCCAGTGCGGTGCGGAGAGGCGGCGATACCGGGTGACGGTTTCCGTAAGGTAGGCGGCGTCCCACTTGAGCGGCTGTGGGATCGCCCCCTGGATCACGGCCACCGAAAGTTCGCCGCCGGGGCGGGGCGCGGTCCAGGAAACCTCGCGCAACGGCGGGCCGAGCGCCCATATCAGGCCGCCCAGGCAGAGCGCCGGGAGCGCCCCGCGGCCCCGGCGCAAGCACAGCCAGGCCAGCAGGCAGGCGCTGTGCGCCAACAGCCACCCGAGGCCGAAAATTCCCAGCAGGGGGGCCCATCCTCCCAGGGGCCCGTCCGTTTGGCTGTAGCCCAGGCTGAGCCAGGGGAAACCGGTGAGCAACAGAGAGCGCAGCCACTCGCTTAATGTCCACAGGGATGGGACCGCCAGCAGCAGCCAGATCGCGTCATGACCCGTACAGCCCGGACGGGCGGGCATCAGGCGCCGGCCGATCAGGCCGACCAGGGCGGGGTACAGGGCGAGGATCGCGGCCAGAATAAGGGAGAGCAGCCAAGCGACCGGCCCGGGCAGGTCGCCGTACATCCGGATGCTGATCCGCACCCAGCCTACGCCCGCGGCGAACATGCCGAACCCGAATAGCCAGCCGCGCCAGCAGGCGCGCATCGTAGTGCCGTGCCGCCACAGCAGCGCCAGCAGGGCCAGCAACGGCAACGGCAGCGGCCACAGATTCCAGGGCGCGAAAGCTGCCGGCATCAGGGCGCCCGCGCCCAGCGCGCCGGCATCCCCGAGCCGCTGCCCGCAACGGCCGGACAGCAGGGGCCGGAGCCGGCGGCGCAGTTGGGAAAACGGGCGGGGCATGGGGGGCAGGTAGGCGCCAGGGAGCCGGCAGGGCCGGGATGCGGTCGCGACGGAAGGGATTCCGGGGCGTTGCCGGCGGGCTCAGGTGGCGTCCTCTCGCGCCTTTTTCCGCCCCTGGAACCCGATCAGATGAATGCGCCTTTTGTCTGCCTGCAGGATGTCGAAGCGTTGCCCTTCCACGATGGCGCTCTCGTTCTTGCGGGGCATCCGGCCAAAGCCTTTCAGCACCAGCCCGCCGACGGTGTCGCATTCTTCCGCGTCCATTTCGGTGCCGAAGTAATCGTTGAAATCTTCGAGCGGGGTAATGGCCTTGATCGCGTAGCGGTCTCCATCCAAGCGGCGAATGTTTTCCTCTTCCTCCTCCCGGTCATGTTCGTCTTCGATATTGCCGACAATCTCCTCGATGATGTCCTCGATGGTCACGAGTCCGGCGATTCCTCCGTACTCGTCCACCACGATCGCTATATGGCTGTGAGCGCTGCGGAATTCGCGCAGCAGCACGTTCAGGGACTTGCTCTCGGGGACGAGCATCGCCGGCCGCACCAGCTCCCGGATGTCGAGTTTTTGCGGCTTGGACAGGACATACCCGAGCAGGTCCTTGGCGATCAAGATGCCCAGGATGGAATCGGCGTTCTCCTCGACTATGGGCAGGCGCGAATATCCCGACGAGACGAAAGTTTCCAGTAACTCGTCCTGGGGAGATTGCTCGCTGGCCATGACCATCCGGATGCGCGGCACCATGATGTCGCGCACCTGCAGGTCTATGATTTTGAGCGTGCCTTCGATCATGGGCATGGTTTCCGGGTCCAGCAGTTTGCGGGTCTCGGCCGCGCGCAACAGGTTCAGCAGGGAATGGCGGTCCTCCGGCACCGCGGCGAGGGCCTGGGCAATCCGGTCCAGCCAGGAGCGCGTCCCGTCGCTCTCCTTGCCGCTACGGTTTTTGGCTTTGGGTTTCCGTGGCATAGGGGTCGGGGAAGCCGAGTCCTTCGAGAATCTTCCGCTCCAGATTCTCCATGCGGCGCGCCTCCGCGTCTTCTTCGTGCGCGTAGCCCAGCAGGTGCAGGGTGCCGTGCACCACCATGTGCGCCCAGTGGGCAAGCAGCGGCTTGTCTTGTTCCCGCGCCTCGCGCCGCAACACGGGCGCGCAAATCACGATATCGCCCAGCGGCGGCATCGCCATGCCGGCCGGAGGAGAATAGGGGAAAGACAGCACGTTGGCGGGGCCCTTGCCGCCGCGCCATTTTCTGTTCAGCGCTCCCCCCTCTTCCTCGCCGACGATGCGCACCGCGAGTTCCCCTTTCTGTTTGCTGCCGGTCAGCGCCAGTCGCGCCCAGCGCTCGATCTGACTGTTTTCTGGTAGAACGGTCTCGTCCGTTGCCCGTTGGATCTCCACCCGGATAGCCAATGTCGCCATACTACGGGCCGGCGTCTTCCCCGGAGCGGGCATACGCATCCAGGATACGGGCGACCAGGGGGTGGCGGACGACATCCGCGGAGCTGAAGTAAGTGAAGCTGATACCGGCCTCGCCGCGCAACAGCTCGGCGGCATGGGACAGGCCGGAGCGTTTGCCCGCCGGCAGGTCAACCTGGGTAATGTCGCCGGTGATCACCATTTTCGAACCAAGGCCCATGCGGGTCAGGAACATCTTGATCTGACTTACGGTGGCGTTTTGCGCCTCGTCCAGGATAATGAACGATTCCTCCAGCGTGCGCCCGCGCATGAATGCCAGCGGCAGGATCTCGATGCGGCCCTGGCCGAGATACTGCGCTACCCGTTCGTGTCCCAGCAGGGCGTTCAAGGCATCGTAGAGGGGATGCAGGAAGGGAGTGACCTTCTCCGCCATATCTCCGGGCAGGAAGCCCAGCCGTTCGCCGGCCTCCACGGCGGGGCGCACCAGGAAGATGCGTTGCGCCCGCTCCTGCTCCAGGGCGGCGACGGCACAGGCCACGGCGAGATAGGTCTTTCCCGTGCCAGTCGGCCCGATGCCGAAATTGATTTCGCGCGTCCGTATGTTGCGCAGGTAGTGCCGCTGATTGTCCGTGCGTCCGCGTATCGTCTTTTTGCGGATGTGGACCCGTTCTTGCTGCCGGTCTTTCGCCGCCGCGTTGCCGTTTTCGTTGAGCGCTTCCTGCAGGCACAGGTGCACCCTTTCCGCCGACAGCAATTCTTCCCGGGTGGCGTCGTACAGGGCGCGGATGACTTTTCCCGTCATGGCCACGGATTGGCGGTTGCCGGTGACATGGAAGCCGTTGCCGCGATTGCAGATCTCCACCCCCATTCGCTGCTCTACCTGATGCAGGTGCCGGTTCAGGGGGCCGCATAGATTGGAAAGGCGCCGATGGTCCATCGGCTCCAGGGACAGGTCGGCGGCCGCGCGCGTCGCTTCGGAGAGGGTCTGCTGGCGGCTCAAGGCGAGAGACGGGGCAAAGGTTCGGGCGTCCGCGGGATGCGGGCGGGCGCGGCGCCGGTCACGGCTTCGCCGCGCAGAGAGTGGGGCAGCGCCTCCGTGATCCGAACGTCGGCAAAGGTTCCGACCAGTTCCGGGGAGGCAGAGAAATTGACGACCCGGTTGTTTTCCGTGCGCCCGCACAACGATTCCCGGGGGCCCCTGCGCGCCGGCCCCTCCACCAGGACGCGGCACGTGCCGCCCACCATGGAACGGGCGATCTCGAGGGCCTGCCGGTCAATCAATTCCTGCAGCGCGCGCAGCCGCCGCTTCTTGACCTCGGCGGGCACTTCGTTCGCAAGGGATGCGGCCGGGGTGCCCGGCCTCCGGCTGTACAGGAAACTGAAAGATTGATCGAATCCCACCTCCTCGACCAGCCGCAGGGTGGCCGCAAAGTCTTCCTCCGTCTCTCCCGGGAACCCCACGATGAAGTCGGAGGATATGCCGATCCCCGGCCGTGCCCGCCGCAGGCGGCGGATCCAGGACTTGTACTCCATGGCGGTGTAGCCGCGCTTCATCAGACTGAGGATTCGGTCCGAGCCGCTCTGCACCGGCAAGTGCAAGTGGCTCGCCAGTTGCGGGGTTCGCGTGTAGGCATCAATCAGCCGGTCGCTCATCTCTATGGGGTGCGAGGTAGTGTAGCGAATACGGCCGATTCCGTCGAGACTCGCCAGGTACTCGATCAGGCAGGCGAGGTCCGCCGTGCCGCCGCCGTGCATGCGCCCCCGGTAGGCGTTGACGTTCTGGCCGAGAAGGGTGACCTCGCGGGTTCCCTGCTCCGCCAAAGCGGCGATTTCGGCAAGGACGTCGTCCAGCGGTCTGCTGAACTCTTCCCCGCGGGTGTAGGGAACGACGCAAAAACTGCAATACTTGCTGCACCCTTCCATGATGGACACCCAGGCCGTGACCCCGCCGCGCGGGGGCGGCAGGCAATCGAATTTCTCGATCTCGGGGAACGAAATGTCAATGGCGGGCTTGCGCGTTTTCCGCACCCGGTCCAGCAGCCGGGGCAGGCGGTGCAGGGTTTGCGGGCCGAATACGATGTCCACGCATGCGGCCCTGCGCCGCAGCGCGGCCCCCTCCTGGCTGGCTACGCAGCCCCCCACGCCGATCAGCAATTCGGGGCGCTGCCGTTTCCATTCGCGCCACTGCCCGAGCAGGGAAAAAACCTTTTCCTGGGCCTTCTCGCGCACCGAGCAGGTATTGATCAGCAGCACGTCCGCCCGCGACGGGTCCGCGGTCAGGGTCAGGCCATGGGACTCGCGCAGCAGGTCCGCAATCCTGGC from Gammaproteobacteria bacterium includes:
- the lnt gene encoding apolipoprotein N-acyltransferase → MPRPFSQLRRRLRPLLSGRCGQRLGDAGALGAGALMPAAFAPWNLWPLPLPLLALLALLWRHGTTMRACWRGWLFGFGMFAAGVGWVRISIRMYGDLPGPVAWLLSLILAAILALYPALVGLIGRRLMPARPGCTGHDAIWLLLAVPSLWTLSEWLRSLLLTGFPWLSLGYSQTDGPLGGWAPLLGIFGLGWLLAHSACLLAWLCLRRGRGALPALCLGGLIWALGPPLREVSWTAPRPGGELSVAVIQGAIPQPLKWDAAYLTETVTRYRRLSAPHWGADLIVWPETVIPAFRHQVGPLLAELRQRGQSANTELLLGIPVRDSETGKLYNSLLYLGRGTGVYHKRHLVPFGEYLPLERLLAPPLRRLGVPVPAFSGATGEKPLLYPSFGPVGVAICYEIIFGSELLDMLPEAELLVNVSNDAWFGDSLAPHQHLQIARARALEVGRYLVRATNDGISAVIDEKGRLLAQAAQFQPQTLTARALQFRGITPYARWGDWPMVALSLALCAASLAAGRNARRNERLAQ
- the ybeY gene encoding rRNA maturation RNase YbeY; this translates as MATLAIRVEIQRATDETVLPENSQIERWARLALTGSKQKGELAVRIVGEEEGGALNRKWRGGKGPANVLSFPYSPPAGMAMPPLGDIVICAPVLRREAREQDKPLLAHWAHMVVHGTLHLLGYAHEEDAEARRMENLERKILEGLGFPDPYATETQSQKP
- the miaB gene encoding tRNA (N6-isopentenyl adenosine(37)-C2)-methylthiotransferase MiaB, whose amino-acid sequence is MQNLFIKTFGCQMNEYDSARIADLLRESHGLTLTADPSRADVLLINTCSVREKAQEKVFSLLGQWREWKRQRPELLIGVGGCVASQEGAALRRRAACVDIVFGPQTLHRLPRLLDRVRKTRKPAIDISFPEIEKFDCLPPPRGGVTAWVSIMEGCSKYCSFCVVPYTRGEEFSRPLDDVLAEIAALAEQGTREVTLLGQNVNAYRGRMHGGGTADLACLIEYLASLDGIGRIRYTTSHPIEMSDRLIDAYTRTPQLASHLHLPVQSGSDRILSLMKRGYTAMEYKSWIRRLRRARPGIGISSDFIVGFPGETEEDFAATLRLVEEVGFDQSFSFLYSRRPGTPAASLANEVPAEVKKRRLRALQELIDRQALEIARSMVGGTCRVLVEGPARRGPRESLCGRTENNRVVNFSASPELVGTFADVRITEALPHSLRGEAVTGAAPARIPRTPEPLPRLSP
- a CDS encoding PhoH family protein, translating into MSRQQTLSEATRAAADLSLEPMDHRRLSNLCGPLNRHLHQVEQRMGVEICNRGNGFHVTGNRQSVAMTGKVIRALYDATREELLSAERVHLCLQEALNENGNAAAKDRQQERVHIRKKTIRGRTDNQRHYLRNIRTREINFGIGPTGTGKTYLAVACAVAALEQERAQRIFLVRPAVEAGERLGFLPGDMAEKVTPFLHPLYDALNALLGHERVAQYLGQGRIEILPLAFMRGRTLEESFIILDEAQNATVSQIKMFLTRMGLGSKMVITGDITQVDLPAGKRSGLSHAAELLRGEAGISFTYFSSADVVRHPLVARILDAYARSGEDAGP
- a CDS encoding CBS domain-containing protein produces the protein MPRKPKAKNRSGKESDGTRSWLDRIAQALAAVPEDRHSLLNLLRAAETRKLLDPETMPMIEGTLKIIDLQVRDIMVPRIRMVMASEQSPQDELLETFVSSGYSRLPIVEENADSILGILIAKDLLGYVLSKPQKLDIRELVRPAMLVPESKSLNVLLREFRSAHSHIAIVVDEYGGIAGLVTIEDIIEEIVGNIEDEHDREEEEENIRRLDGDRYAIKAITPLEDFNDYFGTEMDAEECDTVGGLVLKGFGRMPRKNESAIVEGQRFDILQADKRRIHLIGFQGRKKAREDAT